From the genome of Labrus bergylta chromosome 4, fLabBer1.1, whole genome shotgun sequence, one region includes:
- the LOC109978008 gene encoding leucine-rich repeat-containing protein 30: MGGKQSRSFSSKDLNDLSVSQKRKSAGKDDMPSLSSAAERIRRHATVHFGYSTLSLAMRGLNGTPVELWELRELQKLNLSMNSLCSLPPALGTLDNLVVLNLWGNNLSSLPPEIGLLQKLRVLFACRNRLSEVPEELGSCARLEVLSLANNQITGLPGSLATMNSLTKLNLSHNRIVHIPTCVYSMKGLVFLHLACNRLETIADQIQDLVNLKILIVEGNSIHTLPKTLCFLESLELLNVDFNDLQNVPMEMYLLSKLGRLACHPMDKGLHIIHNPLLKPIQEVLQGGLSALYNYLKPT, encoded by the coding sequence ATGGGTGGGAAGCAATCTCGCAGTTTCTCCAGTAAGGACCTGAATGATTTGAGTGTAAGCCAAAAGAGGAAGAGCGCCGGAAAGGACGACATGCCGAGCCTGTCCTCGGCTGCTGAGAGGATCCGCAGACATGCAACGGTACACTTTGGATACAGCACCCTCAGTCTGGCCATGCGGGGACTGAACGGGACCCCCGTTGAGCTTTGGGAGCTCAGAGAACTGCAAAAACTAAACTTATCAATGAACTCCCTGTGCTCTTTGCCCCCTGCCCTGGGAACTCTGGACAACCTGGTGGTCCTCAACTTGTGGGGAAACAACCTGTCGAGCCTACCGCCTGAGATCGGCCTTCTCCAGAAGCTGCGGGTGCTCTTTGCCTGCCGGAACCGTTTGAGCGAGGTACCGGAGGAGCTCGGGTCCTGTGCTCGACTCGAGGTACTCAGCCTGGCTAACAACCAGATCACGGGCCTTCCTGGCAGCTTGGCAACCATGAACAGCCTGACCAAACTCAACCTCAGCCACAACCGAATCGTCCACATCCCAACATGTGTCTACAGCATGAAGGGCCTGGTCTTTCTTCACCTGGCTTGTAACCGATTGGAGACCATTGCGGACCAAATCCAGGACTTGGTAAACCTTAAGATCCTTATCGTGGAGGGGAACAGCATTCACACATTGCCTAAAACGCTGTGCTTCCTGGAGTCTTTAGAACTGCTCAATGTTGACTTCAATGACCTGCAAAATGTGCCGATGGAAATGTACCTACTGAGCAAGCTTGGGAGGTTGGCATGCCACCCGATGGATAAAGGACTACATATAATACACAACCCCCTCCTGAAGCCCATACAGGAGGTACTGCAAGGAGGACTCAGTGCCCTCTATAACTACCTCAAGCCCACGTGA
- the rheb gene encoding GTP-binding protein Rheb, whose translation MPQPKSRKIAILGYRSVGKSSLTIQFVEGQFVDSYDPTIENTFTKMITINGQEYHLQLVDTAGQDEYSIFPQTYSIDINGYILVYSVTSNKSFEVVQVIHEKLLDMVGKVQVPIMLVGNKNDLHMERVISCEEGKALAESWNAAFMESSAKENQTAVEVFRRMILEAEKMDGGVQPGKTSCSMM comes from the exons ATGCCGCAGCCGAAATCACGAAAAATCGCCATCCTCGGGTACAGATCCGTAG GAAAGTCCTCCTTGACGATTCAGTTTGTGGAGGGCCAGTTTGTTGACTCCTATGACCCAACAATAGAAAACA CTTTTACTAAAATGATCACAATAAACGGACAGGAGTACCATCTTCAGCTGGTAGACACCGCAGGACAG GATGAGTACTCCATCTTCCCACAGACGTACTCCATAGATATCAACGGTTACATTCTGGTCTATTCAGTCACGTCTAATAAAAG CTTTGAAGTTGTACAAGTTATCCATGAAAAACTATTGGACATGGTGGGAAAAGTTCA AGTACCAATTATGCTAGTTGGGAACAAGAACGACCTACATATGGAGCG AGTAATCAGTTGTGAAGAAGGAAAAGCATTAGCTGAGTCCTGGAACGCTGCCTTCATGGAGTCCTCGGCTAAAGAGAACCAG ACGGCCGTGGAGGTTTTCCGGAGGATGATCCTGGAGGCAGAGAAGATGGACGGCGGCGTGCAGCCAGGGAAAACCTCCTGCTCCATGATGTAG
- the ly97.3 gene encoding uncharacterized protein ly97.3, with translation MKLLVLALSVALLFTAGEALDCHRCVSKKAGGSCELSVETCPPEKDACGAAKFLSEPFAQFQKCMRLTDCEMLKMNSFINIHCCTEDMCNSF, from the exons ATGAAGCTGTTGGTTTTGGCTCTGAGCGTGGCCCTGCTGTTTACAGCCG GTGAAGCCCTGGACTGTCACCGCTGTGTCTCCAAAAAGGCCGGAGGATCCTGTGAGCTCAGCGTGGAGACCTGTCCACCAGAGAAGGACGCCTGTGGTGCTGCCAAGTTCCTCAGCGAACCAT TTGCACAGTTTCAGAAATGCATGAGGCTGACTGACTGCGAGATGCTGAAGATGAACTCCTTCATCAACATACATTGCTGTACTGAAGATATGTGCAACAGCTTCTAA